The genomic stretch TTATGGCTACCAGTTGCTGTGGGTGGTGGTCTGGGCCAACGTCATGGCGATGTTGATCCAGTTATTGTCCGCCAAACTGGGTATCGCCACCGGTAAAAACCTCGCCGAACACATCCGTGACCGTTTCCCTCGTCCAGCTGTCTGGGCGTACTGGGTGCAGGCGGAAATCATCGCGATGGCGACCGATCTCGCTGAATTCATCGGTGCGGCGATTGGTTTCAAATTGCTTCTCGGGGTATCGCTGCTTCAGGGCGCGGTGCTCACCGGGATTGCCACCTTTATTATCCTCGGGTTACAAAAGCGCGGACAAAAACCGCTGGAGCTGGTCATCGCCGGTTTACTGCTGTTTGTTGCTGGCGCTTATATCGCGGAGTTGTTCTTCTCTCAGCCAAGCATCGTGGCGCTGGGCAAAGGTATGCTGATCCCTGCGCTGCCGACCAGTGATTCCGTCTATCTGGCCGCCGGTGTGCTGGGTGCGACCATCATGCCGCACGTCATTTACCTTCACTCCTCGCTGACTCAGCGGGCAGGGAAAGCCTCGAAAGAACAGCGCTATTCCGCGACAAAGCTCGATGTGGGTATCGCGATGACCATCGCCGGTTTCGTCAATCTGGCGATGATGGCGACGGCTGCCGCTGCGTTCCATTTCAGCGGACACAGCGGGATCAGCGAACTCGACGAAGCCTATCTGACGCTGCAACCGCTGCTCGGCCACGCTGCCGCGACAATATTCGGCCTGAGCCTCGTGGCTGCCGGTTTATCTTCCACGGTGGTCGGCACGTTAGCCGGGCAGGTGGTGATGCAGGGCTTTGTGAAATTCTATATTCCGCTGTGGGTGCGCCGTACCGTGACCATGATGCCGTCTTTTATCGTGATTCTGATGGGGCTGGATGCCACGCGGATTCTGGTGATGAGTCAGGTGCTGCTGAGTTTCGGGATCGCGCTGGCGCTGTTGCCGCTGCTGGCATTTACCGGCAACCGCAGCCTGATGGGCGAAATGGTGAACACCAAAACCGTGCAGTGGGCGGGGCGGATCATCGTGCTGATTGTCGTCAGCCTCAATTTCTATCTGCTGATCGGTATGCTGAAATAGTTTCCTGCTAAAATCAGGCCATAAAAAACGGGACAGTTTGCGCTGTCCCGTTTTCGTTTCCGGCATTCACTGAATCAGTGATGACGGTCGTCACCCCGGTCATGCCCGCGTCCGCGATCATATCCGTGACCTCTGTCCGGACCACGCCCGTGGTCATAATGCGGACGTCCGTGGTCGCCATGATAATAGCGCGGCGGCGGTGGCATCGGGCGACGTGGCGGATGGCGTTGCTGCCACCAGCCCTGATCGCGCCAGCGATAACCGTCCCAGTAATCCCCGCGCGGGCCACGGTGACCATAATTATGGCCGCGGTAACTGTTCCACCAGCTCGGATTGCGCCAGTCGTATCCGTCCCAGTAATAACCCCGGCGGTCACGCTCGCCAATACTGATGGAAAGTCCCGGCGTATTGAGGCTAAAGCTGCTGGCCTGCACAGCTGGCGCGGCGGCAGGAAGCAAAGCGAACAGTAATGTTCCGAAAAGTATTGGCTTAATCATAGACGGCCCCAGATTCCTTATAATTTATGCTGACAGTTATAAGGGGAAGAGGGGCCGGGTTCTATTGCTTACAATCCTGTTTTGATTGATTTACCTGCTTTAACGAAATCCTTACGGTAGCGCCATAAAGCGCGTTTATTAAGCAGATGGGTAACCGTTTACACTAAGATCGCTTCGATCGCCGCCAGCTCTTCAGAGCTGAAATGACGGTTAGCAATCATGCCGACCGCATCATCAATTTGCCCGGTTTTGCTGGCACCAATCAGCACCGACGTCACGCGATCGCCGCGCAGCACCCAGGCCAGCGCCATCTGGGAAAGCTTCTGTCCGCGCGCCTGCGCAATGTCATTCAGCTTACGCACTTTCGCCAGCTTCTCTTCCGTCAGTTGATCAGACGTCAGGAATTTACTGCCGCTGGCCGCACGTGAATCTTCAGGAATGCCTGCCAGATAACGGTCCGTCAGCACACCGCCCGCCAGTGGCGAAAAGGCGATAGAACCGACACCGTTGTCCGCCAGCGTATCGAGTAAATCTGCTTCCACCCAACGTTCAAACATCGAGTATTTCGGCTGATGAATCAGGCACGGCGTGCCGAGCTGTTTGAGGATCACAAACGCTTCTTTGGCGCGTTCTGCCGGATAATTGGATAAGCCGACGTACAGCGCTTTGCCCTGGCGCACGATCAGGTCCAGCGCCGCCATGGTTTCTTCCAGCGGCGTGTCCGGATCCGGGCGGTGATGGTAGAAGATATCCACGTAATCCAGCCCCATGCGTTTCAGGCTCTGATTCAGGCTCGCGACCAGATACTTTTTCGAACCCCAGTCACCGTAAGGGCCGTCCCACATGGTGTAACCGGCTTTCGAAGAGATGATCAGCTCGTCGCGATACGGCAGCAAATCTTCCTGCAAAATGCGGCCAAAATGCTGTTCGGCAGAACCCGGAGGCGGACCGTAGTTATTGGCGAGGTCAAAATGGGTGATCCCGTGGTCGAACGCATGGCGGATAAGCTTCCGGCCATTTTCAAAATGGGCGTTATCCCCAAAGTTATGCCAGAGGCCAAGGGAAACAGCAGGCAGTTTTAGCCCGCTCTGACCACAGCGGCGGTATTCCATCTTTTCGTAACGGTTGGGACTCGCTAAATACGGCATAGAGACCTTTTTTTTAAATGGTATGAATCATGTAGGAATGAGGTAAAAAACCTTTTTAGTGTATGCGCTTTCACAAGCATTTCCAGATATTCAGATCACATCCGGAACAATCCTTATTTCCTCTCTATTACCGTAACTGCTGAGCAATAACGCCTGCGTGATCTCAGTGCAAGGCTGTAACTCTGCGTTTCCACATTCTATTTCGAATAATAAATATCCTATTCCCCGGTTTGGCGTAATAATTAGGCTAGTGGGATTAACTGTTTACTTTATTTTTAACAGAGGATCGTCATGGATAATCAATATACCGTAGGTGACTATCTCTTAGACCGCTTATCGTTTAGCGGGATCTCCGAATTGTTTGGTGTGCCGGGGGATTACAACCTCACCTTTCTCGACAGCGTAATTAATCATCAGCAAATCACCTGGGTCGGCTGTACCAATGAACTTAACGCCGCGTATGGCGCAGACGGATATGCCCGTACCAAAGGCATCGGCGCGCTGCTGACCACGTTTGGCGTGGGCGAACTGAGCGCACTCAACGGTATTGCGGGCAGTTTTGCCGAATACGTTCCGGTGATCCACATCGTCGGCGCGCCGGCGCTGGCCTCACAGTGTAAAGGCGAATTACTGCACCACACGCTGGGCGACGGCAATTTCGGCCACTTCATGCGGATGTCGCAACCGGTGAGCGTCGCGCAAGCTGCGCTGACGCCGGAAAATGCGCTGTCTGAAATCGACCGCGTCATTGAAGAAGTCCTCTATCATTCGCGGCCGGGCTATATTTTGCTGCCAAGCGACGTGGCGGCGTTGCCGGTCAGCACCCGTGCCCATGCGCTCCCGGCGCGTCAGCCGCCATTCTCGCCTTCTTCTCTGGACGCTTTTGTCGCCGCCGCAGAAACTCAATTGCGCGGTGCAAAACGCGTTTCGCTGCTGGCGGATTTCCTCGCCGACCGTTTTGACGTCAAAGCCGCGCTGGAAGAGTGGATGGAAGAAGTGCCGCTGCCGCACGCCACCTTGCTGATGGGCAAAGGACTGTTTAACGAGCAGCAAACGAATTTCGCCGGTACCTATTCCGGCGCAGGCAGCGCGGCGTCAACCCGTGAGGCCATTGAAGGCGCGGATGTGGTGATTAACGTCGGGGTCAAATTCACCGACACGATCACCGCCGGATTTACCCAGCAACTTCCCGACGGCAAATGCATTGATCTCCAGCCCTTTTCCGCCCGCGTGGGCGATCAGATTTTCCACCAGTTGCCGGTGGCTAAAACCGTCAGCGTCCTGCATCGCCTGACTGCTGAACTGGCTTCCGGCTGGCAATCTTACACGGTAAAACGCACGGCGCTGCCTGCCGCGCATGAAGGACATTTCGGGCAATACGAATTCTGGCAGCAGATACAGGATTTCCTGCAACCGGGCGATATTCTGGTCGCGGAGCAGGGAACTGCGTGTTTCGGCGCGGCGGCGCTGAACCTTCCGGAAGATTGCCAGTTTGTCGTCCAGCCGCTGTGGGGTTCGATTGGTTTTACGCTGCCCGCCGCGTTTGGCGTGCAGATCGCGGCTCCCGCGCGCCGTGTGGTGCTGCTCATCGGCGACGGCTCGGCACAACTGACCCTTCAGGGGCTGGGCGCGGCGATCCGTTACGGCCTGCCGCCGGTGATTTTCGTCATTAACAATGACGGCTATACCGTTGAACGGGCGATCCACGGCGAAACGCAGCGCTACAACGACATCGCGCAGTGGAACTGGACGCAGTTCCCGTCGGCGTTTGGCGGCAAAGATGTTTTCACCGCGCGGGCCGATTCTCCGCAGGCTCTGAAAGAGGCGATAGAAAAAGCCAGCGCACATCGCCAGATGGCCTGGATTGAAGTGGTTCTGCCGAAAATGGATATCCCCGAACTGTTAAGCTCAGTGACGAAATCGCTGGCGAAACGTAACTCAGGGCAATAAATCGTCGTCCGTCTCCGGCGGGTCAATCAGCTGGTCGATGAACCAGCTTCCCGCCGGGCCGGGCTGATTATTTTTACTCCACACCGCATCCACGGAAATCTTCTTCGGCCAGCCGCGCAACGGCAGCGTCACCAGTTTGTCATGCCCGAACTGCTTCACCAGCCAGTGCGGCAGCGTCGCCCAGCCAAACCCCTGTTCCGCCATTTCCAGCAGCATCAGATAACTGGGCGCTGACCACACCTGGCCCTGTGCGCGCGGCATATCGCGGCGGCTGTAAGGCTGCAAACACAGTTCGCGAAACGTATGTAGCTGCTCGGGTTGCAGACTCTCCATCTTCGCCAGCGGATACTCCCGGCTGCAAAAAATCGACATATCCGTCTGCTCGGGCAGACGCGCCGCGCCAATATCCGGCGGATAACTCGCCTGCACTTCCACCATCCCGATATGCGCGCGCCCGGACTGCAACAGCTCAATCACGTCCTGATCTTCGGCAATCTGACATTCAAATTCGATATCCGGATAACGTCGCTCAAACCGGCGCAGCAGCGCTTCATGGTGCGTCGGCTGATAGGTATCGGAAAGCACAAACGTCAGGCGGGTTTCAGTCTGCGTGGATAACCGCACGGCCAGCTCATCAAGGCGCTCACTGGCGGCCAGAATGGCCTGAACGTGGCTCAGCACGCGCTGCCCGGCAGGTGTCAGCACCGGGTGGCGGCTCTGGCGGTCGAACAGCGTCACGCCAAGATCCACTTCCAGATTGGCGATGGCCGTGCTGACCGTCGACTGGCTTTTTCGCAATTTACGCGCGGCGGCGGAGAAAGATCCGGCATCGGCCGCCTCCACAAAGGCAATCAGGGCTTCCGGTGAATAGCGCATGGAACCTCTCCTGTGAGTTTAATCCATCGATTTTATCGATATTAACTATCTTTCATCCATCTTATTTAGTGATGATAATGCCTGCCTGTGACAACCGTCACGCATTAATTATCAGGTAACAGGCAGGTCTTTATGTCTAAGCAAACACGCAATTCATCTCAGAAAACATTGGGCGAGCGCATCTTCCATGCCGTCGGCTTCGAGACGCTGGCCGTCCTGATCTCCGCCCCGGCAGCCGCATGGGCGCTGAATAAACCGATCTGGGAAATGGGCGCGCTGGCGATCATGTTGTCGACGACAGCAATGGTGTGGAACATTATTTACAACACCTTCTTCGACAAATTCTGGCCGGTGACCCGCGTGGTGCGGACGCTGAAAATCCGTATTGCACACGCACTGGGGTTTGAAGGCGGGTTCATTCTGATTGGTCTGCCGATTGCCGCGCTGTGGCTGGGTATTGGCCTGCTCGATGCGTTCATGCTGGAAATCGGGTTCTTCCTGTTCTTCCTGCCGTACACCGTGGCTTATAACTGGCTGTACGACACGCTGCGCCAGCGCTGGATGCAGCGCCGCGAAACGGTTCAGGATTGCCCGGCTAAACATTAATTCCCGCAGGCTATCGCCCGAAAAAAGCCCGCAGACATTTTCTTTGTTTGCGGGCTTTTTGTCGGTTATGGTTTTGTCACGCGGGCTGTTTTCGCCAAAAATACGCAGACAAATGGGAAGCAGAAATGAAAACGTTAGGGCTGATTGGCGGCATGAGCTGGGAATCCACTGTGCCGTATTACCGCATGATCAACGAACACGTGAAACAACAGTTGGGCGGATTACACTCGGCCAAACTGTTCCTTTACAGCGTCGATTTCTACGAGATTGAAAAGCTGCAAATGGCCGGTGACTGGCAGCAGGCGGGCGAACTCCTGGGGAATGCGGCCAAATCGCTGGCGCGCGCCGGGGCGGACGTCATCGTGGTTTGCACGAATACGATGCACAAAGTGGCCGCAGATATTGAACGTATTGGCGGTCTGCCGTTGCTGCACATTGCCGACGCCACTGCCGGAAAAATCAAAGCGCAGGGGCTGAGGAAAATTGGCCTGCTGGGTACGCGTTTCACCATGGAACAGGATTTTTACCGCGGGCGTTTACAGGAACTGCATCAGATTGATGTCGTGACGCCGGATGCCGGTGACCGCGAAATCATCCATCGCGTCATTTACGAAGAGCTCTGTCTGGGGATTATCCGGGACGAATCACGCGGAGAATACCGGCG from Rahnella sikkimica encodes the following:
- a CDS encoding aspartate/glutamate racemase family protein; this translates as MKTLGLIGGMSWESTVPYYRMINEHVKQQLGGLHSAKLFLYSVDFYEIEKLQMAGDWQQAGELLGNAAKSLARAGADVIVVCTNTMHKVAADIERIGGLPLLHIADATAGKIKAQGLRKIGLLGTRFTMEQDFYRGRLQELHQIDVVTPDAGDREIIHRVIYEELCLGIIRDESRGEYRRIIASLEQQGVEGIIFGCTEITLLVGAEDAGVPVFDTTAIHALAAAGFALKGH
- a CDS encoding multidrug/biocide efflux PACE transporter, with translation MSKQTRNSSQKTLGERIFHAVGFETLAVLISAPAAAWALNKPIWEMGALAIMLSTTAMVWNIIYNTFFDKFWPVTRVVRTLKIRIAHALGFEGGFILIGLPIAALWLGIGLLDAFMLEIGFFLFFLPYTVAYNWLYDTLRQRWMQRRETVQDCPAKH
- the mgrA gene encoding L-glyceraldehyde 3-phosphate reductase, with the protein product MPYLASPNRYEKMEYRRCGQSGLKLPAVSLGLWHNFGDNAHFENGRKLIRHAFDHGITHFDLANNYGPPPGSAEQHFGRILQEDLLPYRDELIISSKAGYTMWDGPYGDWGSKKYLVASLNQSLKRMGLDYVDIFYHHRPDPDTPLEETMAALDLIVRQGKALYVGLSNYPAERAKEAFVILKQLGTPCLIHQPKYSMFERWVEADLLDTLADNGVGSIAFSPLAGGVLTDRYLAGIPEDSRAASGSKFLTSDQLTEEKLAKVRKLNDIAQARGQKLSQMALAWVLRGDRVTSVLIGASKTGQIDDAVGMIANRHFSSEELAAIEAILV
- a CDS encoding alpha-keto acid decarboxylase family protein, which gives rise to MDNQYTVGDYLLDRLSFSGISELFGVPGDYNLTFLDSVINHQQITWVGCTNELNAAYGADGYARTKGIGALLTTFGVGELSALNGIAGSFAEYVPVIHIVGAPALASQCKGELLHHTLGDGNFGHFMRMSQPVSVAQAALTPENALSEIDRVIEEVLYHSRPGYILLPSDVAALPVSTRAHALPARQPPFSPSSLDAFVAAAETQLRGAKRVSLLADFLADRFDVKAALEEWMEEVPLPHATLLMGKGLFNEQQTNFAGTYSGAGSAASTREAIEGADVVINVGVKFTDTITAGFTQQLPDGKCIDLQPFSARVGDQIFHQLPVAKTVSVLHRLTAELASGWQSYTVKRTALPAAHEGHFGQYEFWQQIQDFLQPGDILVAEQGTACFGAAALNLPEDCQFVVQPLWGSIGFTLPAAFGVQIAAPARRVVLLIGDGSAQLTLQGLGAAIRYGLPPVIFVINNDGYTVERAIHGETQRYNDIAQWNWTQFPSAFGGKDVFTARADSPQALKEAIEKASAHRQMAWIEVVLPKMDIPELLSSVTKSLAKRNSGQ
- a CDS encoding Nramp family divalent metal transporter — its product is MLNSRAESTGRAARKMKLSLMGPAFIAAIGYIDPGNFATNIQAGASYGYQLLWVVVWANVMAMLIQLLSAKLGIATGKNLAEHIRDRFPRPAVWAYWVQAEIIAMATDLAEFIGAAIGFKLLLGVSLLQGAVLTGIATFIILGLQKRGQKPLELVIAGLLLFVAGAYIAELFFSQPSIVALGKGMLIPALPTSDSVYLAAGVLGATIMPHVIYLHSSLTQRAGKASKEQRYSATKLDVGIAMTIAGFVNLAMMATAAAAFHFSGHSGISELDEAYLTLQPLLGHAAATIFGLSLVAAGLSSTVVGTLAGQVVMQGFVKFYIPLWVRRTVTMMPSFIVILMGLDATRILVMSQVLLSFGIALALLPLLAFTGNRSLMGEMVNTKTVQWAGRIIVLIVVSLNFYLLIGMLK
- a CDS encoding DUF2502 domain-containing protein, which codes for MIKPILFGTLLFALLPAAAPAVQASSFSLNTPGLSISIGERDRRGYYWDGYDWRNPSWWNSYRGHNYGHRGPRGDYWDGYRWRDQGWWQQRHPPRRPMPPPPRYYHGDHGRPHYDHGRGPDRGHGYDRGRGHDRGDDRHH
- a CDS encoding LysR family transcriptional regulator; amino-acid sequence: MRYSPEALIAFVEAADAGSFSAAARKLRKSQSTVSTAIANLEVDLGVTLFDRQSRHPVLTPAGQRVLSHVQAILAASERLDELAVRLSTQTETRLTFVLSDTYQPTHHEALLRRFERRYPDIEFECQIAEDQDVIELLQSGRAHIGMVEVQASYPPDIGAARLPEQTDMSIFCSREYPLAKMESLQPEQLHTFRELCLQPYSRRDMPRAQGQVWSAPSYLMLLEMAEQGFGWATLPHWLVKQFGHDKLVTLPLRGWPKKISVDAVWSKNNQPGPAGSWFIDQLIDPPETDDDLLP